Part of the Xenopus tropicalis strain Nigerian chromosome 3, UCB_Xtro_10.0, whole genome shotgun sequence genome, ACAAAACCAATTAGAGCCTTCACATGCTTAGAACCAACCACAAAACAAATTAGCCTTCACATGCTTAGAACCAACCACAAAACCAATTCGAGCCTTCACGTGCTTAGAACCAACCACAAAACAAATTAGCCTTCACATGCTTAGAACCAACCACAAAACCAATTCGAGCCTTCACGTGCTTAGAACCAACCACAAAACAAATTAGCCTTCACATGCTTAGAACCAACCACAAAACCAATTAGAGCCTTCACATGCTTAGAACCAACCAGAAACCAATTAGAGCCTTCACATGCTTAGAACCAACCACAAAACCAATTAGAGTCTTCACATGCTTAGAACCAACCAGAAGCCAATCAATGtattagaacagtgatccccaaccagtggctcaggggcaacatgttgctccccaaccccttggatgttgctctcagtgcccccaaaccagggagttatttttgaattcctgacttgggggcaagttttggttgaataaaaacaagatttcctaccaaataaagcccctgtaagctgatagggtgcatagaggcccctaatagccaatcacagcccttatttggcacctctggaAAAGCTTGtcgccaatcagagcattagaaccttAGCAAGTCTAGACCACCCTGTACCCTGGCATAGCATTAGAACCCTCACAAGTCTgcaccaacttgtagccaatcagagcatagaATCCCTTGCAGTTTAGGCCAAGTTGTAGGCAATGCTAGCACCAGAATATGCACGGAGCCAGCGAGAACCTCTGACTGAATGGCTGGATACGTGGGATCAGCGCTACGGCACTAGTGGGAATACAGACACGTGTAGGTACTAGGGATCCATGGGATGTAACAAAGCAAAGCTTCTCCCCTCAGTGCTACAATATTGACTCAGGCCTTAGTTCAACAAGAGCTTTATCCTGCCCAGAGGCAGCACAATGCCAGCGCCAAGTTGCTAAGGGATAGCATTGCAATTTATCATGGCAAATAGTCATGTGGGTTAGGAATGGCCAATCCCTGGCCCTCCTGCTGTTGTTTAACTGCAAAACTCTGCACCCCCTGACACCCCTGAGGGAATTAGATGCACAGGCAGCACCCCAACTCCTTCTCTAGTGTTTCTGCATAAAGGAAAGTACATCCTAATTGTTCCCTGAATGTCATTTCGGGGTTAAAATTCACTACATCGGGATTAAATCCTTCTCCCCTGATTTAGTGCAGAATCCCCGGGCTAATCTGAAAATGCCTGTGTAGCTTACCCCTAACCAATGTAATACCCTGCCCACCTGTAACCCTTGTTCTGCCAGTAACCCAGGGCCGGTGCTGGAAATGCCTGTGTAGCTTACCCCTAACCAATGTAATACCCTGCCCACCTGTAACCCTTGCTCTGCCAGTAACCCAGGGCCGGTGCTGAAAATGCTGGCGCTTATCAGAACGAGTAGGTGCCGATGTCAGGCAAGTACCTACCTGCACACGAACTCCATGACTCTGCCAGCCACATAATACTCTATCAACAAATACCCCCTGTTTATTTAAACAAGAAGCACTTGAGCAGGAAGGTGTAGTTACAAGATAAAACCAATAAGCAACAGGTGTCGGTGTCACCCATACGTCTTCCAGCCGAATCCCAAGTCAAACAACTCGAGCTGTATGTGATCCCACAATCTATAATACATCTTATTAACAAAATAGCAACCTGCTAATTCTGCCCTCAAATATGTAaacagctagaatctcagccataaagcagggcaggactgctgcttacagtggggggatcagataggatctgtgccactgtgacagaatgttctggacTGCTATGTGtatatctgacccccccccccccccccccccccattgtaagcagcattcctgccctgctttatggctgagattctagctatctgtataacagagcattctgtcacagtggcacagatcctatctgatccccccattgtaagcagcagtcctgccctgctttatggctgagattctagctatctgtataacagagcattctgtcacagtggcacagatcctatctgatccccccattgtaagcagcagtcctgccctgctttatggctgagattctagctatctgtataacagagcattctgtcacagtggcacagatcctatctgacccccccccccctccccattgtaagcagcagtcctgccctgctttatggctgagattctagctatctgtataacagagcattctgtcacagtggcacagatcctatctgatccccccattgtaagcagcagtcctgccctgctttatggctgagattctagctatctgtataacagagcattctgtcacagtggcacagatcctatcccccccattgtaagcagcattcctgccctgctttatggctgagattctagctatctgtataacagagcattctgtcacagtggcacagatcctatctgatcccccattgtaagcagcagtcctgccctgctttatggctgagattctagctatctgtataacagagcattctgtcacagtggcacagatcctatctgatccccccattgtaagcagcagtcctgccctgctttatggctgagattctagctatctgtataacagagcattctgtcacagtggcacagatcctatctgatccccccattgtaagcagcagtcctgccctgctttatggctgagattctagctatctgtataacagagcattctgtcacagtggcacagatcctatctgatccccccattgtaagcagcagtcctgccctgctttatggctgagattctagctatctgtataacagagcattctgtcacagtggcacagatcctatctgatccccccattgtaagcagcagtcctgccctgctttatggctgagattctagctatctgtataacagagcattctgtcacagtggcacagatcctatctgatccccccattgtaagcagcagtcctgccctgctttatggctgagattctagctatctgtataacagagcattctgtcacagtggcacagatcctatctgatccccccattgtaagcagcagtcctgccctgctttatggctgagattctagctatctgtataacagagcattctgtcacagtggcacagatcctatctgatcccccccattgtaagcagcagtcctgccctgctttatggctgagattctagctatctgtataacagagcattctgtcacagtggcacagatcctatctgatccccccattgtaagcaacagtcctgccctgctttatggctgagattctagctatctgtataacagagcattctgtcacagtggcacagatcctatctgatccccccattgtaagcagcagtcctgccctgctttatggctgagattctagctatctgtataacagagcattctgtcacagtggcacagatcctatctgatccccccattgtaagcagcagtcctgccctgctttagggcacacgaggagatttgtcgacaagacgagcgacaagacacCAATGCTAAAttaatggaaatcgccagcgtcaaaacatacgaggctacaatgtaagtcgccggtgggatggcagacatggcggggcgatttcgggaaatcgccgaaaaagactcgcaaaaTCATGccgagcgacttgagtaaacatgagggggggttaactgttgagtgtaccatgggtagcagatcgcctggagctcaactcccatgaaatctcttcgtgggtattgtcgtggcgacttgtcgccaaagcgccagggggaaaaaacgcaggcaacaaatctcctcgtgtgccagagcccttatatgctctcagtagcaattacatttacacattcaCCTTAACTCTAGTCATTTGGCTTTAAAATGGGAGTTGCCAATTGTATGAACCAGCCCTGTACTTGTTCTTCAGATCTCAGCCCTTGTTATTTACACTAAGGATCAGCAGTCAGAGCGCAAGTGCTCACTAACCCAGTAGCCTGAGCCGCTCACATAAATATTTACCTGCAACCTGTCCCTCCCAACGGAACTCTGTTACCTTCACTCCTAGCAGTGAGACTGGGGAGAGGCACCCACACTATGGCTTCCAAGCCAGAAGGGAAGAGAGCCTCGGTGGCCAGCATGACGAACCTAGGGAAAAGAGACAGCCTGGAGAAACCCTTACAGGTAGGTTACCCCGacaatgatctccccgctctgtataatgagGCTGattatctataggccgataatgatctccccgctctgtataatggggctgagtatctataggccgataatgatctccccgctctgtataatggggctgagtatctataggccgatactgatctccccgctctgtataacggggctgagtatctataggccgataatgatctccccgctctgtataatgggactgagtatctataggccgatactgatctccccgctctgtataacggggctgagtatctataggccgataatgatctccccgctctgtataatggggctgagtatctataggccgatactgatctccccgctctgtataacggggctgagtatctataggccgataacgatctccccgctctgtataatgggactgagtatctataggccgatactgatctccccgctctgtataatggggctgagtatctataggccgataatgatctccccgctctgtataatggggctgagtatctataggccgataatgatctccccgctctgtataacggggctgagtatctataggccgataatgatctccccgctctgtataacgggggctgagtatctataggccgataatgatctccccgctctgtataacggggctgagtatctataggccgataatgatctccccgctctgtataacggggctgagtatctataggccgataatgatctccccgctctgtataacggggctgagtatctataggccgataatgatctccccgctctgtataacggggctgagtatctataggccgataatgatctccccgctctgtataatgggactgagtatctataggctgataatgatctccccgctctgtataatgggactgagtatctataggctgataatgatctccccgctctgtataatggggctgagtatctataggccgataatgatctccccgctctgtataacggggctgagtatctataggctgataatgatctccccgctctgtataatgggactgagtatctataggctgataatgatctccccgctctgtataacgggactgagtatctataggccgataatgatctccccgctctgtatacggggctgagtatctataggccgataatgatctccccgctctgtataacgggactgagtatctataggccgataatgatctccccgctctgtataacggggctgagtatctataggctgataatgatctccccgctctgtataatggggctgagtatctataggccgataatgatctccccgctctgtataatggggctgagtatctataggccgataatgatctccccgctctgtataacggggctgagtatctataggccgataatgatctccccgctctgtataacgggactgagtatctataggccgataatgatctccctgctctgtataatggggctgagtatctataggccgataatgatctccccgctctgtataacggggctgagtatctataggccgataatgatctccccgctctgtataacgggactgagtatctataggccgataatgatctccccgctctgtataacggggctgagtatctataggctgataatgatctccccgctctgtataatggggctgagtatctataggccgataatgatctccccgctctgtataatggggctgagtatctataggccgataatgatctccccgctctgtataacggggctgagtatctataggccgataatgatctccccgctctgtataacgggactgagtatctataggccgataatgatctccccgctctgtataacggggctgagtatctataggctgataatgatctccccgctctgtataatggggctgagtatctataggccgataatgatctccccgctctgtataatggggctgagtatctataggccgataatgatctccccgctctgtataacggggctgagtatctataggccgataatgatctccccgctctgtataacgggactgagtatctataggccgataatgatctccctgctctgtataatggggctgagtatctataggccgataatgatctccccgctctgtataacggggctgagtatctataggccgataatgatctccccgctctgtataacgggactgagtatctataggccgataatgatctccccgctctgtataacggggctgagtatctataggctgataatgatctccccgctctgtataatggggctgagtatctataggccgataatgatctccccgctctgtataatggggctgagtatctataggccgataatgatctccccgctctgtataacgggactgagtatctataggccgataatgatctccctgctctgtataatggggctgagtatctataggccgataatgatctccccgctctgtataacggggctgagtatctataggccgataatgatctccccgctctgtataatggggcggagtatctataggccgataatgatctccctgctctgtataatggggctgagtatctatgataatgataatgataatgaaAGGTTGGCACAAGAAGGGGTTAAGGTGCAAGAaaggattaaaggggaaatgaatgCATGAGCAGATAAGGAATATTACAAACAAGGGCTGCCAGGTAACTGGAGCAGCAGGAACAGAGAGAATGGAAATCATATGCCGGTGGGACCGTAAGTCTGATCTTGTATTTGGCACCACATTTAATGTAAAGATTTCAATTGGCTGAAATGATAAGGATTTATACACTGTATAGTGATTGGTCAGCTGGACTGAAAGATGTTTATTGGCCAAACAAACTGACTATGCATTGCCAACAATGGGCAAAATACTGagctttttttttaccacaaaatgCTCACTGTTCATTACCAGCTCTGAGAATGGGTTCCCGGTTCTTGGCCTTCCAGCACCCAAGTTATCTTGTGTTAATGGgatacatattatttatatattaacctTATATTTATTGTAATGTGATATTTCTGCAATTCCTGTCTCTCACAGCCCCCCCTTAGAGGGAAAGCCTCCTTGGGCAAAGTATCCTTCAGTAACCAATCATCTTGGAGCTTGTCCGGGCTTCTCGCTGCTCAGAGGATGACCAAGAATCTGAAGGTGGGTACCAGCTTGGACTGTTACTTGGTTCTTGGCACGTAGGAGAGGGCCTCACTGGGTTACCTAtccccagggccagaactaggggcaggcagaagaggcagctgccttggGAGTAACACTGGGGGGACGCCAGGCACGTATCTCTCCGGCTGGTTTGCCTaaggtgcccggtcggcttggcccgcccctgcctatcTCTACCTAGAGGCAACATTAAAAATCTATTAACTGCTTGCCTTCTACACCAAACATGGGGCCTAATTGCCGACACCATATAATTTACATTTCTGCTTTCCTTTTTTATCTATACCAAGTTGTTTACTGGCAGCAAATGCCATCAAAAAGCCCCAGCAGGCAaatgttttttggatttttgcccCTATATGTAAGTAAAGAGACTAAGTTTGATCAGGAACAGTAAgctatagaaaccaataagatgcttgcttttaaacaggtgcccGTGCGCGGGGGTGGGTTTAGTCGGTCAAGGTGAGAGGGCGGCGAAAGGGCGTGGCCTTGAAGCAGACATTCCCCTGCCCGGCTTCCACCTCTAGTAGCCTGTATTTATAGGCACACACCTCCCTGCCCTCCCACCTTCTGGTTGAGCGGCAGTTGAGAgcaggtgggttagggtgggtgcTGGTCAACATAAtgtcgacccacacatcactatttcAGAGGTACCTGCCATAGTATTATTACAGTGAGTACTATAAGTCTTAAATAAATAGCTTAGGGCACCATGCTGTGATAAACcagaaataaatgaaaagtgaTGAGAGGCGAATCGATTTACTTGAGCTGGAAATGTACAATACTTGGCTTTCCATGCATTTTGTTTGCAGTCTCCCCCTAGTGTTAGGCAGAGGAAAGTACAACTTACTATTCTATTAAGGGAGACAGATCCCCAGGCTATTGGGCAGGAAAAAGGGACCTATATATTAATTTGGCTTCTGGTACAGGAGAAAGAGACATATCTGTAGCATCAACATCAGTAACAAAAGGCTGTACATAGTAACATGGTTgggtttggttgaaaaaagacacatgtccatcaggttcaaccttaatgcctatatataacctgcctgactgctagttgatccagaggaaggcaaaaaccccatctgaagcctctctaatttgcgcagaggggaaaaaaatccttcctgatcccaagatggcaatcggaccagtccctggatcaactagtactaagagctatctcccctacccctgtattccctcacttgtactgagagctatctcccctacccctgtattccctcacttgtactgagagctatctcccctacccctgtattccctcacttgtactaagagctatctcccctacccctgtattccctcacttgtactgagagctatctcccataacttgAACGAGCTACCTCCTATagccctttattccctcacttgctaataagccatccaaccccttctatGCTATGTATAAAGCAGAAAGAGATAGGTGGATTCCCTTGCCACCCTGGGCATACCCCCATAccttctataataataatatatatctgtTTTATCTTGTGTTTATATTTAGGAGAAAAGAGCATTGAAAGGAGCGAAAAAGACAGAGATAGTGGAGCCCCAGGTAAGTGTGCgatcaggtatgggacctgttatccagaatgctcgggacctggggttttccagataagagatctttccgtaatttggatctccataacttaagtctgcttaaaatcatataaatattgactaaacccaataggcttgttttgcctccaataaggattaactatatgcATATGTTTGTGAATGCTGTGGGCATCTCCGTGACAATCACAGTGATTAAACAAAGACTACCTTTGCAGACAGATATTATACACAGGGAGTCCCGGGTACCTTCATGGCCCCATAAGAACGACCCATTCTTGGCCGCATAAGAAGGCACAGTGTTTTGGCAGCAGCAGAGGTCCCTTATCTAACCCACTTCTCTCCCATGCCGCAGCCTCCCTCCTTTGCCTCACACCCCTCAGAGAAGATCCAAGTGACTGCCATGAAACAGGTCCTGGAGAGTTATCTCCCCGAGAGACTTGGCACGATCACCTACAACCCTGCCAGCGCCCCATCCCTGGTGAAGGAAGTCAGCGAAGAGGTCAAGGGCCGCGTAAAACGGGTGCTGCCCACTCGCTACAAAGCGCTGTGTGTGGTGACGCTGGGCGAACGGGGGCAGGAAGATATCGCAGTGGTCAGCCGCTGCCTGTGGGACTCACACTCTGACAGCTACGTGGCTCACGTCTATGAGAATTCAAGCCTCTTCTGTGTAGTAGCTGTGTATGCCGTATACTGTGAGTGACAAAATGGCGCCTCCCATTGTGCGACTCTGGAAATCTGAACCTTTGGTCCTCTGGCATTTGTAAATGGGAACATATTCCCtagctataaataaatatatataatggcaTGGTGGTACAGGTGTAGGGCATTAATGGGCCAGGCCACATTAACAATAAAGCCACCCTAAACctcccttttaaaggaaaactataacccccaaCATTGTGgatctcaataaaaatataccacACAAAGCAGCTCATATCTAAACCCCAGTGAttcaggctttccttgtccttgtgTCTTTGGTCCCCCCCACCCAAGCCCCACAGCTGACATGAAGCTGGAGTTTTACGTTATATCTTGCACCCAGTTTGGCCTACCCCAGTGGCAATGAAGACTGACAGTGTAATGCTTTTCCCACACTTGAGTGTCTGTAGCCATAGGGCCTTGCCAAACGTTTCAGCAACTGTTTTCAATGCTGCAACATTGTTTTTCCTCTACCTGTTACCTAAAGATTAGGCAAACACTAGCTGATACTCCCTGTCAGCATGAATGCTTGGGGCAGGGAGTAGATTTCCTAGGCATTGTCTAATGACCAAGTTGCTAACTTTGCACCTAGAGCCCAGAGCACttcttttttcaaaaatgaaCCATCTGTGGCCCTTTGCTGGACAGCACTGTGTCTGCCCTAACCTCCCGGGTGTCCCGTGGGGCTGACTGGGCTCGGGCATGAGTAGTACAGTGCTTGTGTTCAGCTCAAGCTACAGCTAGGGCCCCTGGAAGCAAGAAACATGGCACCAGTACCAGAGCCAGtttatttcattaaaacaaaaggcacacAGGCCAGGTTAGCAACAAGTGACTGGCCAAGTGCTATTAGCGACCATGGCAATACTGCACATCTCAGTGCCCACCCTGCACGCCTTCCCCCAGCTGCTTGGTCCACATGTCATATGGCCACCACCAGACCTGgactggtaaatgccagaggggctgctgtaagatgccatagtcactatttattgggctggtggggggctgtttgggcctccatTGTCTACTTATACCCAGGCCCAACCTATacaaggcccgggcctagagcggcacaaatttaggggtggcatgccaccccaccgcaacaaaattttgaaaCTTTctctcatacggagcaatggggacctcacCCCACCCCACTGCTCCCTATGAGTGTTTAAATGCCCACGCCTGGGCCTTGTGGGGGCGCCCAGATTGGAAATCTGTCCCTGCCTATACCTAGCTTTGCCCCTTTACCCTCCCCCAGTGTTTTTCTTTACCCGTCTCTTAAAACAATGATCAAAGTTGCAAGCCAATAAATATATGCACCCAAATAATTGATCTATGTGGAAATTGTTAGTTGCTTTTAATGTGTAGTTATCCTCATGTAAATTCACTGTTcttattatgtgtgtgtgtatatatgtatataaaactcTGTTATACTGATTTTCCCCCCTAACAACGTGTCTGTGATTAACACGCCTaatccaaaatatgatttttttcctcACAAATCAGACGCTTAAGCTTATTGCGTTTTGCTTCAATTATAAGCACTACTCAGAATTAGATATTGGCGATGTATTTGATACAGATGTGTAATTTAAAAGGAGATATCTGATAAAGAAAGGCAACTCAAGCACACACAAATATAATTTTGTCTGCCTCCTAAGACAAGTGATTCCTAAGAGCCGCAGTAGAACAGCGACTGCGCAtgctcgttttttttttttttccctgtagcCCCTAAAGACGGCATTGGCAGGGCGGAGCTTGGGCGTTTCAAGCCGCGACGAAAGAACCAACGCAGGCATACGATTGGCTACGATAAATGAATGGACGGCTCCGCCCATCGTCGCTCGCATTAAGCCGGCATTTAGGGTTCTTTATGCGCCATGTGATTGTCTGGAGAGGATGGCGGCGCCATGTTTGTTGAGGCTCTAGCAAAGCTGCAGCCATAGCCTTGAATAGAAATTGGTTATGTCCTGTAAATAGCTGACTGgattttattttcaattaaagATGGACGTTTGTAACCCACATATAAGAG contains:
- the LOC100495666 gene encoding tctex1 domain-containing protein 2; translated protein: MASKPEGKRASVASMTNLGKRDSLEKPLQPPLRGKASLGKVSFSNQSSWSLSGLLAAQRMTKNLKEKRALKGAKKTEIVEPQPPSFASHPSEKIQVTAMKQVLESYLPERLGTITYNPASAPSLVKEVSEEVKGRVKRVLPTRYKALCVVTLGERGQEDIAVVSRCLWDSHSDSYVAHVYENSSLFCVVAVYAVYCE